GGCGGAAGAACAAGAAGGAATGAGAAAGCAGGTTGTGTTGGTTAAGCCTTTCTCGTTAGACGATGAGAAAGACTCTGAACATACAACTTCGAATCTCATACAACGTATCCTAAGTCTCTTTAAAAACGTACGGCCAGGATCCGATCTCACTAACTTCCAGGTATGTAACTCCCTCTTCTCTGATCTATACGTTTGCCACTTTTGGGTCTAATAATCTCTATCTTCCACAGATTTCAGTTACCAACAAAAGAAAATCTATTTTGTGGTAGATAATATAGTTTGCTATAAAAGGAAATATATTTTGTGGCAaataatgagaaaaaaatattttaccattatcttaatatatacatatactgaTATACAATGGTCTGGCTTGGTGAACAGATTTTTACttcctttttcttatatataaattaacttaataatttttatttaccgTGAAAAGCTTCCACCTCAACTGAACCTACCGAGATCGCAACTCCAGTGCTATGGCGAGATGGTCTACAGTTTGAACGGTCAAGATTTACTAGGAGAGTGTGGTCGCCGTGACAAACCAATCGAACGGCTCAAATCAATCGTAACGTGGAACCTCTCAACTCTCCGGCCATTGATCTTTGGTCTGGCCCCGTATAATCCTATCGTCGGCGAAACTCACCATGTGTCCAATGGCTACGTTAACGTTCTCGTAGAGCAAGCAAGTGTCTAtactatttaaattaataacaaGTGTTACTATTTCAATGTAAAAGTATAATcattagctttttttttgttgttgttgcagatATCGCATCATCCACCAGTGTCTGCTCTTCATGCAACCCACGAGAAAGAAAACATAGACGTAACGTTTTGTCAATACTTCACACCTAAATTTCGTGGTACAAAATCACAATTTATATCCTTCTTTGGCCTCCTTTtggtaaattattaattaatttatcccctcaaaattgatataaaattcaaatttattaatgTCTTTAGTGAtacacataaatataaaaacaaagttAATACAAAGTGGGTCCTATTTTGAAATTGAAGGTGCGTACGTGGACGTCGAGGTCAAGGGTAAAAGAGTGGTGAAACTTCTAAATCAAAAAGAGACTTACGAAATGAACCAGCCAAGACTTGTGATGACAATTCTTCCGGTGACAGGAGCTCACTGGGCAGGAAAGATCGTGATAAAGTGCCTGGAGACTGGACTCGAGGCCGAACTGCAACTACTCTCTGATTCATTCTTAAGTAGATTCACAGGAAACAACAAGAGATCCATTAAAGGCAAGATCTTTGAATCTTCCTCTGGGAGACGACTCTATGAACTCTTTGGACAATGGGACAGGTAACAAATAAACAGAACCCATCTTTCAAATCTTATTACAAGTTACAAAACATAACTTAGTGTGTCCATAAAATGTTTTCAGAACCGTTACTGCAAAAAATCTGAAGACTGGAGAGGTTGAGGTTATATACAACGCGAGTGAAAACATTGCAGAGCTCAAAACACCCATTGTCAAGAACATGCAGGAGGTGAGTGAGAGCGAGTCTGCGATGGTGTGGAGCGAGGTCAGCGAAGGAATCATGAAGCAAGAGTGGGAGAAGGCAAGAGAAGGCAAGAGAGATGTGGAGGAGAAGCAGAGAGAGTCTCGGAGGCAAAGAGAGGCTTCTGGACAGTCATGGATTCCAAAGCATTTCTCTGTGGTTCGAGCTGGTAAAGACTGGGACTGTGTTCCATTACAGCCTAGAGTTCCTCAAGCTCCTATTGTTGTACCTCTctgattcatatatatatatataattctctCTAGAGGTCCTACAATAAGTAAAGAACTCATGAGAAGTACAAACACATAGTTGCAAGAGATTCTCAAGCCGCAAAAACACAAGCAAATAGATTTGTAACTTACCAGTTTATCTCAGATGAGTTCGCTTTGGCTTTTGGTGGTTTTAGCAGTCACGAAAACACACTGACCTATTTAGGCATACATGAGAGAACAGACATAACAAACTCATTAGCTTGCTTCAGCTTCCCATTGGAGCAGAGTGAGCTAACGGTTGAGTGAAGACTCTGAAAACCATTAACATAGCCTTCTTTCTCCACCTCTTTTTCACCAACATCATTGAATGACTGCAACCTTTGATAAGAATCCAAGTTTTTTTTACCAGACAGATAGAACGTGGAACTGATCTCATCAAGGATCTTAACAGCCTGAGAGACCCTTCCTTGCTCACACAGCTCCACAAGGAAGCCTCTGACTGATTCAGATTCAACTAGTTCTGCATCAACTCTGTTAATCAGCTCAATAACAGGTTCTGAAACAAGCATTTCTCTCAGGACGCTTCTCGCTTCTTCCATTCTCCCTTTCGTGCATAACCCTTTGATCAGATACAGAAACCCCAAGAAATCGGCTGAGACTTTTTTACCTTTGAACTCAGCAAACACTCTGAGCGCTTCTTCCATGTCACCTTTTTTACTGTAACCTTTGATCAGAGAACTGACCGTGAACGCATCTGGCGTTACCCTTCCCATCATTTTACGAGTTAAAACGTTCACGGCCTCCTCAGTTCTCCCTAGCTTGCAGTACCCGTCAATCATCGAATTGTAAATGAGAATGTTTGGTACAAGTCCCTTGGACATCATCGCGTCCAAGTACTTCTCAGCGTCAAGAAACAACCCTTCTTTGCATAAACTGTCGATCAAAACTCCGTAACTGACATGAGACGGGACTAAACCGATTTTCTCTAGCGAATCAAATAGACGAAGAGCTTCTACAAGACAACCTTGCTGGCAAAGTCCATTTATGAGTGAGTTGTATGTGATGATGTTAAGAATGATGCCTCTCTGTTTAGCAACAGTGCACAAATCTAATGCCTTTGTCATAAACCCTTCCTTGCAGAGACCATTGATGATGATTGTGTAATCGATAACATCCATGGAAAGGAGAGTATTTTCAACAAGTGAATAAGCATCCAATGCTCTGTGATTGTCCAACAGAGCTTTTAGAAATGTGGAAAGACATGTAACGGTTAAACCCTTTCTCCTCATAACCATATAAACTTCAATCGCAGTGTCGAAAGAACCGCTCTTGCATAAAAGCAATATAGCATCATTGAACAACGCAAGAGGGATGTTTGAACTCAACTGCTCGAGTGTCGAGTCTAGAAACCAAACCGAGTATTCCTTTCTCGCCTCCGCTAGCCTGAACTGAATGTAACAAGGTATGAGATGTGTGGATGTCTAGATACATACCTTTTTCACACAGCTCAATTAGAACCTCCGTGGCTGTTTCAAACATCTCTTTCTTGCAGAGTGCACTAATGATTCGATTATAACATACAGCTGAGGAAACCGAGCTTTTCCTCAACTCATCAAACAACTCAAGCGCCTCTTCGATCTGACCCGTTTTGCAGCATCCTTCAATCATCGTCGAATACGTGGCTGCGTCAGGAGTCAGCTCCATCTCTGGCATTGCCCTGTAAAGCACGTGAGCTTCTCCATACGCACCGATCAATAGAAATGCTTTCAGGAGAATGTTGCACATAACCAAGTCCATAGGGATGCTAGCTTCTACAAATCTACGCCTAACCTCTAAAACAGCATCAACATTCTCTTCCTTGATATAACTATCTAACAAAGTACTATACGTTACAACATCTCCCAAAACCCCTTTCGAAATCTCGTCTGCTTCGGATACTCTCCCCGCCCTGCACAGTCCATTAATCAAAGTGTTATAAGTA
This genomic stretch from Brassica napus cultivar Da-Ae chromosome C9, Da-Ae, whole genome shotgun sequence harbors:
- the LOC106401078 gene encoding oxysterol-binding protein-related protein 4C isoform X1, producing the protein MAEEQEGMRKQVVLVKPFSLDDEKDSEHTTSNLIQRILSLFKNVRPGSDLTNFQLPPQLNLPRSQLQCYGEMVYSLNGQDLLGECGRRDKPIERLKSIVTWNLSTLRPLIFGLAPYNPIVGETHHVSNGYVNVLVEQISHHPPVSALHATHEKENIDVTFCQYFTPKFRGAYVDVEVKGKRVVKLLNQKETYEMNQPRLVMTILPVTGAHWAGKIVIKCLETGLEAELQLLSDSFLSRFTGNNKRSIKGKIFESSSGRRLYELFGQWDRTVTAKNLKTGEVEVIYNASENIAELKTPIVKNMQEVSESESAMVWSEVSEGIMKQEWEKAREGKRDVEEKQRESRRQREASGQSWIPKHFSVVRAGKDWDCVPLQPRVPQAPIVVPL
- the LOC106401078 gene encoding oxysterol-binding protein-related protein 4C isoform X2, which encodes MRKQVVLVKPFSLDDEKDSEHTTSNLIQRILSLFKNVRPGSDLTNFQLPPQLNLPRSQLQCYGEMVYSLNGQDLLGECGRRDKPIERLKSIVTWNLSTLRPLIFGLAPYNPIVGETHHVSNGYVNVLVEQISHHPPVSALHATHEKENIDVTFCQYFTPKFRGAYVDVEVKGKRVVKLLNQKETYEMNQPRLVMTILPVTGAHWAGKIVIKCLETGLEAELQLLSDSFLSRFTGNNKRSIKGKIFESSSGRRLYELFGQWDRTVTAKNLKTGEVEVIYNASENIAELKTPIVKNMQEVSESESAMVWSEVSEGIMKQEWEKAREGKRDVEEKQRESRRQREASGQSWIPKHFSVVRAGKDWDCVPLQPRVPQAPIVVPL
- the LOC106401077 gene encoding LOW QUALITY PROTEIN: pentatricopeptide repeat-containing protein At5g57250, mitochondrial (The sequence of the model RefSeq protein was modified relative to this genomic sequence to represent the inferred CDS: deleted 1 base in 1 codon), producing MKLHPPRPSFSLQSLLKSGFSPTLTSFETFLRYLHRRHKLTTILHLYSQLDSNKLPINHTIHSIVSRAFLNLNRYEDAANFITAQISKSSLFPNTRTLDSLIRGFTDPDKALSILSDCLRHRNHRHGAFPSPSSFSSLIHRFVARGEMEKAVEVLEMMTTTSEEVNFVSSAVVSGFCKIGKPELALGFFETAVKSEALSPSVVTYTTIVTALCQLGRVDEVKGLVRRLEGEEEEGFEFDCVFYSNWIHGYLRGGALMDALIQDREMVEKGIIRDVVSYSILIDWFSRKGRFEKAFGLLGKMMKEGIEPSLITFTALLRGLCKRGKLEEAFRLFDSVLSMGMDVDEFVYVTLIDGVCRKGDLNRAFALLGDMEERGVKPSVLTYNTLINGLCRAGRVSEADEISKGVLGDVVTYSTLLDSYIKEENVDAVLEVRRRFVEASIPMDLVMCNILLKAFLLIGAYGEAHVLYRAMPEMELTPDAATYSTMIEGCCKTGQIEEALELFDELRKSSVSSAVCYNRIISALCKKEMFETATEVLIELCEKGMYLDIHTSHTLLHSVQASGGEKGILGLVSRSTLEQLSSNIPLALFNDAILLLCKSGSFDTAIEVYMVMRRKGLTVTCLSTFLKALLDNHRALDAYSLVENTLLSMDVIDYTIIINGLCKEGFMTKALDLCTVAKQRGIILNIITYNSLINGLCQQGCLVEALRLFDSLEKIGLVPSHVSYGVLIDSLCKEGLFLDAEKYLDAMMSKGLVPNILIYNSMIDGYCKLGRTEEAVNVLTRKMMGRVTPDAFTVSSLIKGYSKKGDMEEALRVFAEFKGKKVSADFLGFLYLIKGLCTKGRMEEARSVLREMLVSEPVIELINRVDAELVESESVRGFLVELCEQGRVSQAVKILDEISSTFYLSGKKNLDSYQRLQSFNDVGEKEVEKEGYVNGFQSLHSTVSSLCSNGKLKQANEFVMSVLSCMPK